A stretch of the Vulcanisaeta souniana JCM 11219 genome encodes the following:
- a CDS encoding ribbon-helix-helix protein, CopG family, whose protein sequence is MGKIKTSIYIDEELWREFKRHAAEQGLDVSELLEELIKEELMIELDTLIPEETNPELDFEPIKPREPVSGLVREMRDERENSLSRQ, encoded by the coding sequence ATGGGTAAAATAAAGACTAGTATCTACATCGATGAGGAATTATGGAGGGAGTTTAAGAGACATGCTGCGGAGCAGGGTTTAGACGTTAGCGAATTACTGGAGGAATTGATTAAAGAGGAATTGATGATTGAGCTTGATACGCTAATACCCGAGGAGACCAATCCTGAACTTGATTTCGAACCGATTAAGCCCAGGGAACCGGTGAGTGGTCTCGTGAGGGAGATGAGGGATGAAAGAGAGAATAGTTTATCTAGACAGTAG
- a CDS encoding type II toxin-antitoxin system VapC family toxin → MKERIVYLDSSAIVKRYISEPGSDYVKTLYLSSYTGSVKLAFNIWNIGEVLGVLDRARMRKFITDDEYKTAKLRFIRETLRLVKLGILMVMPIKLSILRSAWTIIENYHIYQADAIQVATARFVGASEVVTADKKLYQVLINEELNAKYIG, encoded by the coding sequence ATGAAAGAGAGAATAGTTTATCTAGACAGTAGCGCCATAGTGAAGAGGTACATTTCTGAACCAGGCAGTGATTATGTAAAAACACTTTACTTAAGCTCCTATACGGGTAGCGTAAAATTGGCATTCAATATATGGAACATAGGAGAGGTATTAGGGGTCCTTGATAGGGCAAGAATGAGGAAGTTCATAACTGATGATGAATATAAAACCGCTAAGCTACGATTCATAAGAGAAACCCTAAGGCTAGTTAAATTAGGTATCCTTATGGTTATGCCAATTAAGTTATCGATACTAAGGAGCGCATGGACAATAATCGAGAATTACCATATTTATCAAGCTGATGCCATACAGGTGGCAACAGCAAGGTTTGTAGGTGCCAGTGAAGTTGTTACGGCTGATAAGAAATTGTATCAAGTGTTAATTAATGAGGAGTTGAATGCTAAATACATCGGTTAG
- a CDS encoding archease, with product MQCQLPTRYEYGEHTADITVIAYGCTLEDAFKNAALGVAGLTYYIDRVEPREFVEVNVDGEDLEQLLFNWIDEFIYLFDGRKFAYGDYFREVSIEGNGPYRVKATVGGEHFDIDKHGYRGLIVKAMTYNMMEIRKVDSYWRLTFVVDI from the coding sequence ATGCAGTGTCAATTACCCACCAGGTATGAGTATGGGGAGCATACGGCGGATATTACCGTGATAGCCTACGGCTGTACACTCGAGGATGCATTCAAAAACGCCGCACTGGGTGTCGCGGGCCTTACCTACTACATTGATAGGGTCGAGCCGAGGGAGTTCGTGGAGGTTAACGTGGATGGTGAGGACCTTGAGCAGTTATTGTTTAATTGGATTGATGAATTCATTTACCTATTCGATGGTAGGAAATTCGCCTATGGCGATTACTTTAGGGAAGTCAGTATTGAGGGTAATGGACCATATAGGGTTAAGGCCACTGTTGGCGGTGAACACTTCGACATCGATAAGCATGGCTATAGGGGCCTAATAGTCAAGGCAATGACCTACAACATGATGGAGATTAGGAAGGTCGATAGTTACTGGAGGCTCACGTTTGTGGTTGATATCTAG